A section of the Kluyveromyces lactis strain NRRL Y-1140 chromosome F complete sequence genome encodes:
- the TOK1 gene encoding Tok1p (weakly similar to uniprot|P40310 Saccharomyces cerevisiae YJL093C TOK1 Target Of K1 Killer Toxin outward-rectifier potassium channel) gives MHIPRSRNASARNFSTNFELSTRALTESVGFKAERLEILSIDPSSKWFIVWFAVSCYFPVVTACLGPLSNMISVACAVDHWRIDPHTGHQVSDPPGIRVLNIISLVSGVIANFVLLLNFTGKLAYVKAQIICISGWIIAQLTLTIALLISTLIYFEDGYQRSIGYWYAVITACLYLLCLILQSIHVSGYYKKKYPATFNLLDNERLLMKFTFVFAIWFLWGAAMFSQLLGQTYGASLYFCVVSVLTIGLGDIFPDNTASEVMILIYSLVGLIVLGLIVVMISGTMKSSSGPIFFFYSVEIQREKVYQKYLANPALEFTDHDAYETIQSIRKRSKMLQRRNSIILTITLFALFLMLGALVLYFSESWTYFEAFYFCLLSVLTIGYGVPSPVSGCGRAFYVIWCLGAVPLMTVLISTVGDWIYEISKSIDNNILEYFHLGNLYRMAKYCVGKVREQFVVKTSSMATVDQTAESETLPDEQEFENYEQRVISDNICSLSSSKLRRRGSKTLLLKCKSLPSLVTSVRKETRFSKIAEIKELLDDLEDIDQLSHQDQAYEFTYTEWVQYLRLESKPSQPNQHLFWISEDSPLRYPLRQPLYLSYKIIEMINATLDSLLAEIEIDELMNTPEVE, from the coding sequence ATGCATATCCCGAGGAGCAGAAATGCATCAGCTCGGAATTTTTCTACGAATTTTGAATTATCAACTCGAGCCTTGACTGAATCTGTCGGTTTCAAAGCTGAAAGGCTCGAAATTTTATCTATAGATCCCTCATCTAAATGGTTTATCGTGTGGTTCGCAGTGTCATGCTATTTCCCAGTAGTGACAGCATGTTTAGGACCGCTTTCCAATATGATATCCGTGGCATGTGCAGTAGATCATTGGAGAATTGATCCACATACCGGACACCAGGTTTCTGACCCTCCAGGAATTAGAGTTCTCAACATTATTTCCCTAGTGAGTGGTGTTATAGCAAATTTCGTGCTCCTTTTAAACTTCACTGGAAAGCTAGCATACGTGAAAGCGCAGATAATTTGCATATCAGGTTGGATTATAGCTCAATTAACCTTAACGATTGCTTTGCTCATCTCCACGCTCATTTACTTTGAAGATGGCTATCAAAGATCTATAGGGTATTGGTATGCCGTGATAACGGCTTGCTTGTACTTGTTATGCTTGATACTTCAATCGATACATGTATCCGGatattacaaaaaaaaatatccCGCCACTTTCAATCTCTTGGACAATGAACGGTTGCTCATGAAATTTACTTTTGTGTTTGCTATATGGTTTTTATGGGGTGCTGCCATGTTCTCTCAATTGCTCGGTCAAACTTATGGTGCAAGTTTGTATTTCTGTGTCGTCTCAGTGTTGACCATTGGACTAGGTGACATATTTCCAGATAACACAGCCTCAGAAGTAATGATCTTAATATATTCATTGGTTGGGTTAATTGTTCTTGGTTTGATTGTTGTGATGATTAGTGGCACCATGAAAAGTTCATCAGGGCcaatattcttcttctataGCGtagaaattcaaagagaaaaagtcTATCAAAAATACTTAGCAAACCCAGCTTTGGAATTTACAGACCATGATGCTTACGAGACTATTCAGTCGATTAGAAAACGCTCCAAAATGTTGCAGCGGCGAAATTCAATTATTCTGACAATTACACTTTTCGCTTTATTCCTCATGTTAGGAGCCTTAGTCCTATATTTCTCCGAATCATGGACCTATTTCGAGGCATTTTACTTCTGTCTCTTGTCGGTTCTAACTATTGGATACGGTGTGCCCTCTCCAGTATCTGGATGTGGGAGAGCATTTTATGTGATTTGGTGTTTAGGCGCTGTACCTCTAATGACGGTTTTAATATCAACTGTTGGTGACTGGATATATgagatatcaaaatcaattgataacAATATTCTAGAGTATTTCCACCTTGGAAATCTATATAGAATGGCAAAATATTGTGTTGGTAAAGTACGAGAACAGTTTGTTGTCAAGACTTCCTCGATGGCTACCGTTGACCAAACTGCAGAATCTGAAACATTACCTGATGAACaggaatttgaaaattatGAACAGAGAGTTATTAGTGACAACATCTGTTCTTTATCGAGCTCAAAACTAAGGAGACGAGGTAGCAAGACCTTGCTCCTCAAATGTAAATCACTGCCATCTCTTGTAACCAGTGTACGTAAGGAAACAAGGTTCTCGAAGATAGcagaaatcaaagaattgcttgatgatttggaagacATCGATCAATTATCACATCAAGATCAAGCATACGAATTTACGTACACAGAATGGGTACAATACTTGCGTTTGGAAAGTAAACCATCGCAACCGAACCAGCATTTGTTTTGGATCTCAGAAGATTCCCCATTAAGGTATCCTCTCAGACAGCCTTTGTATTTATCTTacaaaattattgaaatgatAAACGCAACATTAGATTCCCTTTTAGCAGAAATCGAAATTGATGAGTTGATGAACACTCCTGAAGTTGAATGA
- a CDS encoding ATP-dependent helicase (similar to uniprot|P12954 Saccharomyces cerevisiae YJL092W HPR5 DNA helicase and DNA-dependent ATPase involved in DNA repair required for proper timing of commitment to meiotic recombination and the transition from Meiosis I to Meiosis II potential Cdc28p substrate): MEELTNGLNERQRQAVTHREDDVLQVLAGPGTGKTKVLTARFAYLVIEKNIHPLRIIMTTFTRKAANEIKERLQPILSQAGISSNGLLIGTFHSICARLLRQAGHLIGIPKNWSIAKTEDINTILKTLLEDTPVEIIQSSTFTTELSENRTNVRFLRTKISDLKAKGVTPQAYLKDQSHDSAIQYIYERFQDTLLSEALLDFDDILLYSKILLMQRRIWSFVRHVLVDEYQDTNELQLDLIYLLARGKHDKCSGITVVGDPDQSIYAFRFASSDNFNKLIERCPVQSAQISLIDNYRSAQTLLDFSEKVIGQQIKNRIKRDPLRAQFNHNVKPFYSYFQRTDTFENSESNSLAHEILYLKSLPGLFKFSDVAILLRTRRQVYDIEKALIKNRIPYRIVNAKGVWEKKESGIFLDYLRIISQDSCSLAILRCLQFASNGIGSTTIRKIKSAFDKDRCRNSLEVLKELCESNDLNNQKISAALKRFINLVEKLKLKCEEYDTYDGLKELFAEIYMLGELYSVLKISKETINEQIKDRSLKEFLQTEHQNMFKVYELFTEYELDQNDEHIMIQENAADPNDLALIKENFNSNDLNFFEVITFFTKSISLYSSEEENTENSLDKLANHLQERVTVSTIHAAKGLEWPVVFIPSINEGLIPFTEQSARQRLEDLAELRRDGEACNDLNNCSMGSGEFDNIKEELRGKESDLIDDLETTLNEERRIFFVALTRAKDLLYLSSSGKKSIFLKNCEQLYSNNVLFNNPQSILRFYRCMNRTLEETSSKFSLKSLCQDYQKSKNCKTSTFIWNGTNVQTPALIDFNNNTAPSSFSTGTNSFKPASSFLNASFSPGKNSYNSGTANVTKVLTTSSKECPKPAGGKICEKKRRITLDMLCKKPVKNSQSMQSKKIRLESSSAQDLSHSISSDKRTNHSTKVAVSQSKSFAPAYTPVRNNAKRVKLKTSTTANAYISK, from the coding sequence ATGGAGGAGCTAACAAATGGACTTAACGAAAGGCAGCGACAAGCTGTTACGCATAGAGAGGATGACGTATTACAGGTTTTAGCAGGACCTGGTACTGGGAAAACAAAAGTTCTGACAGCTCGTTTTGCTTACCTAGTTATAGAGAAGAACATCCATCCATTGAGAATAATAATGACAACATTTACCAGGAAAGCAGCAAACGAAATCAAAGAGAGACTCCAGCCCATCCTCTCTCAGGCTGGCATATCATCCAATGGGTTATTGATTGGTACTTTCCATTCTATATGTGCTAGATTGCTTCGACAAGCAGGACATCTAATAGGTATACCCAAGAATTGGTCAATCGCCAAGACCGAAGATATTAATACAATATTAAAGACATTATTAGAGGACACGCCAgttgaaattattcaatCGTCAACATTCACGACTGAATTAAGTGAGAATAGGACAAATGTGAGATTTTTGCGGACAAAGATCTCAGATTTGAAAGCCAAAGGTGTGACACCACAAGCCTACCTGAAAGACCAGTCGCATGACAGCGCCATACAGTACATATATGAACGATTTCAAGACACTCTCCTTTCAGAAGCTCTCTTagattttgatgatattctCTTGTATTCAAAGATCTTGTTGATGCAACGTAGAATATGGTCGTTCGTGAGACATGTTCTAGTTGATGAATACCAAGATACAAATGAGCTACAGTTAGATTTGATCTATCTCTTAGCAAGGGGAAAGCATGATAAATGTAGCGGAATTACAGTGGTAGGGGACCCAGATCAGTCCATATATGCATTCCGATTTGCCTCTTCagataatttcaataagctcattgaaagatgtcCGGTTCAGTCTGCTCAGATATCGTTAATTGATAATTATCGATCTGCACAAACGTTGCTAGATTTCTCGGAGAAAGTGATTGGCCagcaaataaaaaatagGATCAAAAGGGACCCATTGAGAGCTCAGTTCAATCATAACGTGAAACCATTTTACTCATATTTCCAGCGGACGGACACATTCGAAAATTCTGAGTCCAATTCCCTTGCCCATGAAATAttgtatttgaaatcacttcctggtttgttcaaattctctGATGTTGCAATATTGCTGCGAACGAGACGACAAGTGTATGACATAGAAAAAGCCCTCATCAAAAATCGTATTCCCTATCGAATTGTTAATGCAAAGGGAGTTTGGGAGAAAAAAGAGTCTGGTATCTTTCTCGACTACTTGCGTATTATTTCCCAGGATTCTTGTTCATTAGCAATCCTTAGATGCTTACAATTTGCTTCCAATGGCATTGGGTCAACTACTATTagaaagatcaaatctgCTTTTGACAAAGATCGCTGCAGAAATTCACTCGAGGTCTTGAAGGAGCTTTGTGAGTCTAACGACTTaaacaaccaaaaaatCTCAGCAGCTTTGAAACGTTTTATTAATCTTGTCGAAAAACTAAAGTTAAAGTGTGAAGAATACGACACTTACGATGGATTAAAGGAACTGTTTGCTGAGATATATATGCTAGGCGAGCTATATTCAGTCCTGAAAATCTCTAAAGAAACAATCAATGAACAGATTAAAGACAGgtctttgaaggaatttcttcaaaccgAACATCAAAATATGTTTAAGGTATATGAACTGTTTACGGAGTACGAACTAGATCAAAACGACGAACATATAATGATTCAGGAAAATGCTGCTGATCCCAATGATTTAGCTCTGATAAAGGAGAATTTTAACTCTAATGAcctcaatttctttgaagttattactttctttaccaaatccatttcattatattcatctgaagaagagaacaCCGAAAATTCTTTAGACAAATTAGCAAATCATCTGCAAGAACGAGTAACAGTATCTACCATTCATGCTGCCAAGGGTTTGGAGTGGCCAGTTGTATTCATCCCTTCCATAAACGAGGGATTGATTCCTTTTACAGAGCAGTCAGCTCGCCAAAGGCTAGAAGATTTGGCAGAATTACGTCGGGATGGTGAAGCATGCAATGATCTTAATAACTGTTCGATGGGCTCAGGTGAATTCGACAATATTAAAGAAGAGCTACGAGGCAAGGAATCAGACCTCATAGATGATTTAGAGACTACCTTGAACGAAGAAAGAAGGATCTTCTTTGTTGCTCTAACCAGAGCGAAGGATCTTTTGTATTTGTCTTCTTCAGGCAAAAAAAGCATCTTCTTAAAGAACTGTGAACAACTCTATTCGAATAATGTCTTGTTCAATAACCCACAATCAATTTTAAGGTTTTACCGTTGCATGAATCGGACATTGGAAGAAACCTCCTCAAAGTTTTCATTGAAGTCCCTCTGCCAAGACTACCAAAAGTCCAAAAATTGCAAAACCAGCACTTTTATATGGAATGGTACAAATGTTCAAACACCTGCTTTaatcgatttcaataaCAATACTGCTCCCTCAAGTTTTTCCACAGGAACCAATAGTTTCAAACCTGCAAGTTCCTTTTTGAACGCATCATTCTCGCCAGGTAAAAACAGCTACAATTCTGGGACTGCAAATGTTACCAAAGTCCTCACAACCTCATCTAAAGAATGTCCAAAACCTGCTGGAGGGAAAATCTGCGAGAAAAAGAGGAGGATCACCCTGGATATGCTGTGCAAGAAGCCTGTCAAAAATAGCCAAAGCATgcaatcaaagaaaatcagATTGGAAAGCTCCTCCGCTCAAGACTTGTCGCACTCTATATCTTCAGATAAAAGAACTAACCACTCAACCAAAGTGGCAGTAAGTCAAAGCAAATCTTTTGCTCCAGCGTACACTCCTGTCAGGAACAACGCGAAACGAGTGAAACTCAAAACGAGTACTACTGCAAATGCCTACATTTCAAAGTAA
- the GWT1 gene encoding glucosaminyl-phosphotidylinositol O-acyltransferase (similar to uniprot|P47026 Saccharomyces cerevisiae YJL091C GWT1 Protein involved in the inositol acylation of glucosaminyl phosphatidylinositol (GlcN-PI) to form glucosaminyl(acyl)phosphatidylinositol (GlcN(acyl)PI) an intermediate in the biosynthesis of glycosylphosphatidylinositol (GPI) anchors): MDASGVIDELKHRKEAFVTGHSGSSIADLRDVTLAGIFSNAAWIYVVSNNPSYRDSFWLDFLLNWMGLLCSVTVFGENPFLTGILGLSAVLLFGCISKGSKRETIKETVMDNGNQSATLTVYRSTMLILTSIAILAVDFPIFPRKYAKVETWGISLMDLGVGSFVFSNGIISYKRLKSGTELSKWAKIKQSLRSTVVLVVLGFIRLFSVKAVNYQEHATEYGIHWNFFFTLSLLPLAMIIFDFYNMRLRFVIGLIAAIIYELCLIYHPTFLDYLLNAERIDFISANREGIFSFVGYCIIYLAGQQVGSMFFPISRNPMQLLWKLVALSIFSSAISYVLLHYHPLQVSRRFASIGYSSMVISFNLLILTFDQLIVECLTSKPRVPKTYRAVNGNGMLVFLISNVTTGMVNFTFNTLDSPPYKAMAILTVYALFLAVFALKVPFKLKF, translated from the coding sequence ATGGATGCTTCTGGTgtaattgatgaattgaaacacCGGAAGGAAGCTTTCGTTACCGGACACTCCGGAAGTTCAATTGCAGATTTACGAGATGTCACATTAGCCGGTATTTTTTCTAACGCCGCTTGGATCTACGTCGTTTCGAACAATCCCAGCTACCGGGACTCCTTCTGGTTAGATTTCTTATTGAATTGGATGGGTCTCCTCTGTAGTGTTACTGTATTTGGGGAAAACCCATTTCTTACAGGTATATTAGGTTTAAGTGCGGTGCTATTATTTGGATGTATATCTAAGGGAAGTAAACGCGAAACGATTAAAGAAACTGTAATGGACAATGGCAACCAGTCAGCAACCCTCACAGTGTATAGGAGTACAATGCTGATCTTAACTTCCATTGCCATATTGGCTGTAGATTTCCCTATCTTTCCTAGGAAATATGCCAAGGTAGAAACCTGGGGCATTTCATTGATGGATCTAGGTGTTGGATCGTTTGTATTCAGCAATGGTATTATAAGTTACAAAAGATTAAAATCTGGAACTGAATTATCCAAATGGGCTAAAATTAAACAATCATTAAGGTCGACGGTGGTACTAGTGGTATTGGGTTTCATTCGTTTGTTTTCCGTTAAGGCTGTAAACTATCAAGAACATGCAACCGAATATGGTATCCATTggaacttcttctttaccCTTTCATTACTACCCCTTGCAATGATTATTTTCGATTTCTACAACATGAGATTGAGATTTGTTATAGGTTTGATTGCAGCCATTATCTACGAGCTTTGCCTGATATACCATCCAACCTTTCTGGACTATTTGTTAAATGCAGAACGAATAGATTTTATTTCTGCGAATAGAGAAGGAATCTTTTCGTTTGTTGGTTATTGTATCATCTACCTAGCTGGCCAGCAAGTTGGTAGTATGTTCTTCCCAATCTCCAGAAATCCAATGCAACTGCTGTGGAAATTGGTAGCTCTAAGCATCTTCAGTTCTGCCATATCGTATGTTCTTCTACACTATCATCCATTACAGGTATCTCGGAGATTTGCCTCAATTGGGTACTCCTCTATGGTTATTTCATTCAATCTGTTAATCTTAACCTTCGATCAACTGATAGTCGAATGCTTAACGAGCAAACCTAGAGTGCCTAAGACGTATCGAGCTGTAAACGGTAACGGCATGCTGGTATTTCTTATATCAAATGTCACAACAGGGATGGTTAACTTCACTTTCAACACATTGGATTCACCACCTTATAAGGCGATGGCGATACTGACAGTGTATGCTTTGTTCCTCGCCGTATTCGCTCTAAAAGTTCCGTTTAAGCTTAAATTTTAA
- the SRS2 gene encoding DNA helicase SRS2 (similar to uniprot|P12954 Saccharomyces cerevisiae YJL092W HPR5 DNA helicase and DNA-dependent ATPase involved in DNA repair required for proper timing of commitment to meiotic recombination and the transition from Meiosis I to Meiosis II potential Cdc28p substrate) — protein sequence MSLAASDVYLSNLNDAQRKAVIYDYTKALQIIAGPGTGKTKVLTARFAYLVLSQKINAEEIIMTTFTRKAAEEMKERLVPVLVSNGISPHGLKIGTFHSICWKLLKEKGFLIGKEKIERATTEKIKSILEELIVEMPDQIRDYACTKSYKNEVSLCRLKNNQWQVHPDMILKRISELKADAITPEKYEQQAIFDEALLHFYQQYQAKLSKEHLIDFDDVMLYSFELLSKHRVWKNIKHVLVDEFQDTNLLQIHLIFQFARGSHHSCEGVTVVGDPDQGIYGFRSALSHNFQTMIELCPIEYDQIVLKENYRSAQAILDISETVIKQQKSGRDNREPLRAQFVTDNKPVYMSFPSDDTEAYTITKEILYLKAIPGLFKYKDFAILVRLKRSLRTFENALIAHKIPYVIQKGYTFWELKECKAIIRYMSMICNDDDWESLKRTINYPNRGVGETTVGKIAAAFEKESTAEKNETAFSFLQKIARDSVKINISNSSMIGIKDYVNIIEQVRKFFSEIYSDAGKSTIADAFEKFYVLTGLRGQYKPEKKSGSIASDDQSTEKEAHRHLNVLNVKNYFSTFKIPLGDGDGEPRIVDLIGFCHEFVSFTDLYTFNEDNDNDVKDDHETKDAVVLSTIHASKGLEWPVVFVPQCVEGLLPSYYKDSSDMPAPDEDSDENMAVGDAYNEPTDSQDDNRDGKNPSSPTKKKSRTSFSEERRMFFVALTRAKYLLYITTVEKEATSFKSRFLKNEVIELCDDTLKCFESIEHLFKLYYTLKVQIPNQDRISYDQLIKDYYNYGFNSRQLLFWKDNKYSHVDLPNMTENTIGIVTKKNEIESELCSALPRVNKTNTTRKTVHVRPGELIIKQERGTPPLFNSPSKLSPTPNMSPTKMPPLTREETRELDVLLSDNEFLPEAPSQAPPIKSESDYTAAEILHNKDESIIDNRPILTSARILASAIKQELSQSIPNIDAPSTETPSIKEENDTAFKGNVPKKPSTKSNKKRERRQRKEQHHPRPQSSSGSVKKTNKILSRKVKLEPKSTNDILLKLEKAKQRKEEWDGEIIDLRSSQ from the coding sequence ATGTCATTAGCTGCTTCAGATGTGTACCTGTCGAATCTCAACGATGCACAACGAAAGGCTGTCATATATGATTATACTAAAGCTCTTCAGATTATAGCTGGCCCGGGTACTGGTAAGACGAAAGTCCTTACAGCACGATTTGCATACCTTGTGCTGAGCCAGAAGATAAatgctgaagaaattatcatgACTACTTTTACAAGAAAGGCGGCggaagaaatgaaagagAGATTGGTACCTGTATTGGTTTCAAACGGAATATCACCTCATGGTTTGAAGATAGGAACATTCCATAGTATATGCTGgaaattattgaaagaaaagggATTCCTAATAggcaaagaaaagatagAGAGAGCGACAACAGAGAAAATTAAGAGTATATTGGAAGAGCTAATAGTTGAAATGCCTGATCAAATAAGAGATTATGCCTGTACCAAGTCATATAAGAATGAAGTTAGTCTATGCAGGTTGAAAAATAATCAATGGCAAGTGCATCCGGATATGATACTGAAGCGGATTAGTGAGTTGAAGGCTGACGCGATAACTCCAGAGAAATATGAACAACAAGCGATTTTCGATGAAGCACTTCTACATTTTTATCAGCAATATCAAGCAAAACTTTCCAAGGAACATCTTATAGACTTTGACGATGTAATGTTATACTCGTTTGAACTTTTATCGAAACATAGAGTGTGGAAAAACATCAAGCATGTTCTTGTTGATGAGTTTCAAGATACAAATTTATTACAGATACATCTAATATTCCAGTTCGCGAGAGGATCACATCATAGCTGTGAAGGTGTTACTGTTGTAGGTGATCCCGATCAAGGTATATATGGGTTCCGTTCAGCGCTTTCACATAattttcaaacaatgaTAGAACTTTGTCCAATTGAATACGATCAAATTgtgttgaaagaaaactatCGTTCCGCACAAGcaattcttgatatctCGGAAACAGTTATTAAGCAGCAAAAAAGTGGTAGGGATAACAGAGAACCACTTCGAGCGCAGTTTGTTACGGACAATAAACCTGTTTACATGTCCTTTCCCTCCGATGATACGGAGGCTTACACTATCACAAAAGAGATTTTATATCTGAAGGCTATTCCAGGTTTGTTCAAGTACAAAGATTTTGCAATATTGGTACGACTTAAAAGAAGTTTAAGGACATTCGAAAATGCATTGATTGCTCACAAGATACCATATGTGATTCAGAAAGGGTACACGTTTTGGGAACTCAAGGAATGCAAGGCAATCATTAGATACATGAGTATGATATGCAATGATGACGACTGGGAATCCTTAAAGAGAACTATCAACTATCCAAACAGAGGTGTTGGTGAAACTACTGTTGGGAAAATTGCCGCCGCTTTTGAGAAGGAATCAACagctgaaaagaatgaaacCGCTTTtagttttcttcaaaagattgcACGAGATTCAGTGAAGATAAATATTAGTAACAGCTCTATGATTGGTATAAAAGATTACGTTAATATAATAGAACAGGTCAGAAAGTTTTTCTCGGAGATATATTCCGATGCCGGTAAGAGTACTATTGCTGACGCCTTCGAAAAGTTTTACGTTTTAACTGGCTTAAGAGGACAATACAAAcctgaaaagaaatcaggCTCGATAGCTTCAGATGACCAAAGTACTGAAAAAGAGGCGCATCGCCATTTGAACGTTCTCAACGTCAAGAATTATTTCAGTACCTTCAAGATTCCCTTGGGTGATGGTGATGGGGAACCGAGAATTGTTGATTTAATTGGGTTTTGCCACGAATTCGTCAGCTTCACAGACTTATACACATTCAACGAGGACAATGACAACGATGTCAAGGATGATCATGAAACGAAAGATGCCGTGGTCTTATCGACTATTCATGCTTCCAAAGGGCTTGAATGGCCAGTGGTTTTTGTTCCACAATGTGTAGAGGGGTTACTTCCAAGTTATTATAAAGATTCAAGTGATATGCCAGCACCTGATGAAGACAGCGATGAAAATATGGCTGTCGGAGATGCATACAATGAACCTACTGATTCACAGGATGACAATCGAGATGGGAAGAATCCAAGCTCACCtacgaagaagaaatccaGGACTAGTTTCAGTGAAGAGAGGCGGATGTTTTTTGTGGCATTAACTAGAGCAAAATACCTTCTATATATCACAACTGTTGAAAAGGAGGCTACGAGCTTCAAAAGCAGatttttgaagaacgaAGTTATTGAACTTTGTGATGACACCTTGAAGTGTTTTGAGAGCATCGAAcatttattcaaattgtaTTACACACTGAAAGTTCAGATTCCTAATCAAGATCGGATTTCGTATGACCAATTGATCAAGGATTATTACAACTATGGGTTCAACAGTCGTCAGCTACTATTTTGGAAAGACAACAAGTATTCACACGTTGATCTTCCAAACATGACAGAAAATACAATCGGAATAGTTACGAAAAAGAACGAAATTGAGTCAGAACTATGTTCTGCATTACCTAGAGTCAATAAAACTAACACCACTCGGAAGACAGTTCATGTAAGACCGGGTGAACTCATCATAAAACAGGAAAGAGGAACGCCTCCATTATTTAACAGCCCATCAAAACTAAGCCCGACCCCAAACATGTCCCCCACTAAGATGCCTCCCTTAACAAGGGAAGAAACTAGAGAGCTGGATGTACTTCTAAGTGATAACGAATTTCTGCCTGAAGCTCCTTCCCAAGCTCCTCCAATAAAAAGCGAATCGGACTACACTGCGGCGGAGATTTTACACAATAAAGATGAGTCGATAATTGATAATCGCCCAATTCTCACAAGTGCCAGAATTCTTGCATCCGCAATTAAACAGGAACTTTCACAATCTATCCCCAATATTGATGCACCTTCCACCGAAACACCctctatcaaagaagaaaacgacACTGCTTTCAAAGGAAATGTCCCTAAAAAACCATCgacaaaatcaaataaaaagaGGGAACGTAGACAACGGAAAGAGCAACATCATCCCAGACCACAGAGCTCTTCAGGGTCTGTCAAGAAAACGAACAAGAtactttcaagaaaggtGAAATTGGAACCTAAATCCACTAATGATATTTTACTGAAGCTCGAGAAAGCTAAACAAcggaaagaagaatgggATGGCGAAATTATAGACTTGAGGTCATCCCAATAA